A single window of Stigmatopora nigra isolate UIUO_SnigA chromosome 20, RoL_Snig_1.1, whole genome shotgun sequence DNA harbors:
- the LOC144213821 gene encoding myeloid-associated differentiation marker homolog, with protein MVGARGRTCLNTLRNFQPSTLASISETQASPRHHPVMPVVALGWSRLLWVRLAALLFTCVAFSAAAHGARLPTGGVAAWCVFCWAFSFAATAVILLVELLNLQARAPVSWSNFPITAACYAALLCLSASVVFPLNFLRDSSYYDEAREHRVVSVVFSCLAAVAYAAEVSLTKARPGEVSGYMATAPGLLKVCQTFVACVIFVLVSEPVAYERHPALQWCMAVYCICFILSVAVVVMCVGECTGWLPVSFPGFLSALGLLAVLMYLTATILWPVFQFTRRYGGQGAEPKLIGASVLTGLNFLLYLADLAHSARLVFVSV; from the exons ATGGTGGGGGCCCGTGGGCGTACATGCCTTAACACTTTGAGGAACTTTCAGCCGTCGACATTGGCAAGCATTTCTGAG ACGCAGGCTTCGCCTCGGCACCATCCCGTCATGCCAGTGGTCGCGTTGGGCTGGTCCCGTCTGCTGTGGGTGCGCCTGGCCGCCCTGCTGTTCACCTGCGTGGCGTTCAGCGCGGCGGCGCACGGCGCCCGCTTGCCAACGGGAGGCGTGGCCGCCTGGTGCGTCTTCTGCTGGGCCTTCAGcttcgccgccaccgccgtcatTCTCCTGGTGGAGCTCCTGAACCTGCAGGCCCGGGCCCCCGTGTCCTGGTCCAACTTCCCCATCACGGCGGCGTGCTACGCCGCCCTCCTGTGCCTCTCGGCCTCCGTGGTCTTCCCGCTCAACTTCCTGCGGGACTCCTCCTACTACGACGAGGCGCGCGAGCACCGCGTGGTCTCGGTGGTCTTCTCCTGTCTGGCGGCGGTGGCCTACGCGGCGGAGGTCAGCCTGACCAAGGCGCGGCCCGGCGAGGTGTCGGGCTACATGGCCACGGCGCCGGGCTTGCTCAAGGTGTGCCAGACCTTCGTGGCGTGCGTCATCTTCGTCCTGGTCAGCGAGCCGGTGGCCTACGAGCGCCACCCGGCGCTGCAGTGGTGCATGGCCGTCTACTGCATCTGCTTCATCCTCTCCGTGGCCGTGGTGGTCATGTGCGTGGGGGAGTGCACGGGCTGGTTGCCCGTGTCCTTTCCTGGCTTCCTGTCGGCGTTGGGGCTCCTGGCGGTGCTCATGTACCTGACGGCTACCATCCTCTGGCCCGTGTTCCAGTTCACCCGGCGCTACGGGGGCCAGGGGGCCGAGCCCAAGCTGATCGGGGCGTCCGTCCTGACGGGCCTCAACTTTCTGCTCTACCTGGCCGACCTGGCGCACAGCGCCAGGCTGGTGTTTGTCAGCGTGTGA
- the arhgef11 gene encoding rho guanine nucleotide exchange factor 11: protein MSLRQPTSTLDSPFAAWLSSLSVGDSERKPGQQSDPRGDGVNESAAGGGLVQRCVVVQKDQLGFGFTVCGERVKLVQNVRAGGAAVKAGVQEGDRIIKVNGSLVSSMSHQEVVKLIKSGTYVALTLQGPPPSPSAFQADPPASNAGREAPSPGSGAGGTPSQRITGPRPLQDPEVQKHASQILRKMLEQEEMELQALMEERWRNPSPSLEERIESAKRRAQQVRVKLQRDAEGTPSESVGNTRPVTPGRLSLDSSEGDVEACESPHSSPSSSLRSFLHRRQSSDAYASDSSGRAQIIGPEEEDEEEDGYAFNEMDGPFQDMELLKSRPAHMCVFLRYVFTQLLDPNPLLFYLSVEAYLSATAKDARSLAPQVCCHFLDPEAPLKLKVPEDYLADIESRLHAQEDIRGPLSDLQQRVLPQIQDQLLDYRNKQTMGLGALFGESDLLPLDGDPHKERQVLDKQVAALWEILCKHEEDKSSPLASALDLYLRHAGVKLRDSKGFPGLSVDKDKWLTFLKARKLSGGKKEKDGEDKKRNPILKYMGKSRSTSQSTFHVPLSPAEVRAGSVRNIIQQFETGADVAGEDGGDLPGEDGSESPAACVRLARSESLKAQGEGRRRGMASCGDSVPRSRSDVDMDDHGQERTQLAASSSASGGSARSLENRTPPYTPRSVRRSAESPLTLMSDGGAPEEEAYGRQNWQETVAPELLAALQPREVERQAVIYELFTTEASHLRTLRVLDQVFYQRMRAAVPPEELACIFPNLQQVLELHASLCEAMRKRRESIIVQDIGDVLLARFEGAAGEEFQEQASHFCSRQSEALELIKNKRRKEPRFAHLVQECEASRHCRRLQLKDLLVSEMQRLTKYPLLLDNIIKHTEGSSDDLPALRRAQARCRRILQAVNEVVRETEDRHHLGQYQRRLDVAPQFKGLDLSTKKMIHEGPLLWKVSKEKQLDIHALLLSDCLLLLQRGPDERLLLRHPSRWLGGGGDSPLLKLDSLVVRSVATDNKALYVLSATERQMYELVAGTASEINAWKDFLEKSIAWATGTQVSPTSCLGASSPTVPATAAEDSDPVRSEKALGTQSAVNQSSVLYFEGHGAGVAEAALRDVETLRQLLFIQPTDVDLKEDPLLEEDEEEELAAATSKSHVIQNVEEIFHTMENLMGKLRRLKDMEGQHEKLLTSLGREEEACPSRSRQTARSTLQSTGL, encoded by the exons ATGAGTCTCCGCCAGCCTACTTCCACCCTTGACAG CCCCTTCGCCGCTTG GCTGAGCAGTCTGAGCGTCGGGGACTCGGAACGCAAGCCCGGTCAGCAGAGCGACCCGCGGGGCGACGGCGTCAACGAGAGCGCGGCGG GCGGCGGACTGGTCCAGAGATGCGTGGTGGTGCAGAAGGACCAGCTGGGATTCGGCTTCACCGTGTGCGGAGAGCGGGTCAAGCTGGTGCAGAATGTGCGAGCGG GCGGCGCCGCCGTCAAGGCCGGAGTCCAGGAAGGAGACCGCATCATAAAG GTGAACGGTTCGCTGGTGTCCTCCATGTCCCATCAGGAGGTGGTCAAGCTCATCAAAT CCGGAACATACGTGGCGCTCACCTTGCAAGGCCCGCCCCCTTCGCCGTCCGCCTTCCAGGCGGATCCCCCCGCCTCCAACGCCGGCCGAGAGGCCCCCTCTCCGGGATCGGGAGCGGGCGGCACCCCCTCCCAAAGAATCACCGGGCCCAGACCGCTCCAG GACCCGGAGGTGCAGAAGCACGCCTCTCAGATCCTCAGGAAGATGCTAGAGCAGGAAGAAATGGAGCTGCAGGCCCTGATGGAGGAGCGTTGGCGCAATCCCTCGCCGTCCCTGGAAGAACGCATTGAAAGTGCCAAGAGGCGAGCTCAGCAAGTGCGCGTCAAGCTTCAGCGGGATGCG GAGGGAACGCCATCGGAAAGCGTCGGCAACACTCGCCCCGTCACGCCAG GACGTTTGTCGCTGGACTCGAGCGAGGGTGACGTGGAG GCCTGCGAGAGTCCCCACTCGtcaccctcctcttccctccGGAGCTTTCTGCACCGACGGCAGAGTTCCGACGCGTACGCGTCCGATTCG AGCGGCAGGGCCCAGATCATCGGGCCcgaggaagaagacgaggaggaagacGGATACGCCTTCAACGAG ATGGACGGCCCCTTCCAGGACATGGAGCTGCTCAAGTCGCGTCCCGCCCACATGTGCGTCTTCCTCCGATACGTCTTCACGCAGCTGCTGGACCCCAACCCGCTG CTCTTTTACCTGTCGGTGGAGGCCTACCTGAGCGCCACGGCCAAAGACGCCCGCTCCCTGGCGCCGCAAGTCTGTTGCCATTTCCTGGATCCGGAGGCG CCCTTGAAGCTCAAAGTACCAGAAGACTACCTCGCCGACATCG AGAGTCGCTTACACGCTCAGGAGGACATCCGCGGGCCCCTCTCCGACCTGCAGCAGCGCGTGCTGCCCCAAATCCAGGACCAGCTCTTGGACTACAG GAACAAACAGACCATGGGCCTGGGCGCGCTCTTTGGCGAAAGTGACCTGCTGCCGCTGGATGGCGACCCTCACAAGGAACGGCAGGTGCTGGACAAGCAAGTGGCCGCCCTCTGGGAGATCCT GTGCAAGCACGAAGAGGACAAAAG TTCCCCGCTGGCCTCGGCCCTGGACCTGTACTTGCGTCACGCCGGCGTCAAGCTGCGCGACTCTAAAGGCTTCCCCGGTCTGAGCGTGGACAAGGACAAGTGGCTGACTTTCCTCAAGGCCAGAAAG CTGAGCGGCGGCAAGAAGGAGAAAGACGGAGAGGACAAGAAACGGAACCCCATCCTCAAGTACATGGGGAAATCTCGAAGCACTTCCCAGTCCA CATTCCATGTCCCGTTGTCCCCCGCCGAAG TGCGTGCAGGAAGCGTCAGGAACATCATTCAGCAGTTTGAGACCGGGGCCGATGTCGCCGGCGAGGACGGGGGCGATTTGCCGGGGGAAGACGGGTCGGAAAG TCCGGCCGCCTGCGTCCGTCTGGCGCGCAGCGAGTCCCTGAAGGCCCAGGGAGAAGGACGACGGCGCGGGATGGCGTCCTGCGGCGACTCGGTTCCCCGCTCCCGGAGCGACGTGGACATGGACGACCACGGCCAAGAGCGAACGCAGCTCGCCGCCTCGTCTTCGGCCTCCGGAGGCTCGGCCAG GTCCCTGGAGAACCGCACGCCGCCGTACACGCCGCGCTCCGTCCGCAG GAGCGCGGAGTCGCCGTTGACCCTGATGTCGGACGGCGGCGCCCCCGAGGAGGAGGCGTACGGGCGACAGAACTGGCAGGAGACGGTGGCGCCCGAGCTCCTGGCCGCCCTCCAGCCCAGGGAGGTGGAGCGCCAGGCGGTCATCTACG AGCTGTTCACCACCGAAGCGTCGCACCTGCGCACGCTGCGAGTCCTGGACCAGGTCTTCTATCAGAGGATGAGAGCCGCGGTTCCACCCGAGGAGTTGGCTTGCATCTTTCCCAACCTGCAGCAGGTCCTCGAACTACACG CCAGTCTGTGCGAGGCCATGAGAAAGCGGAGAGAGTCCATCATCGTTCAAGACATTGGAGATGTTTTGCTAGCCAGG TTCGAGGGCGCCGCCGGGGAGGAGTTTCAGGAGCAGGCGTCGCACTTTTGCAGCCGGCAGTCGGAGGCGCTGGAGCTCATCAAGAACAAACGGCGCAAAGAGCCCCGCTTCGCCCACTTGGTCCAG GAATGCGAGGCCAGTCGCCACTGTCGCCGCCTGCAGCTGAAAGACCTGCTGGTGTCCGAAATGCAGAGGCTGACCAAGTACCCGCTCCTCTTGGACAACATCATCAAGCACACGGAGG GCTCCTCGGACGACCTCCCCGCCCTCCGCAGGGCTCAGGCCCGTTGCCGCCGGATCCTGCAGGCGGTCAACGAGGTGGTCCGGGAGACGGAAGACCGCCACCATCTGGGCCAATATCAACGGAGGCTGGACGTGGCTCCGCAGTTCAAG GGTCTGGACCTGAGCACCAAGAAGATGATTCACGAGGGTCCGCTGCTCTGGAAAGTCAGCAAGGAGAAGCAGCTAG ACATTCACGCCCTGTTGCTGTCCGACTGCCTGCTGCTGCTGCAACGCGGCCCCGACGAGCGGCTGCTGCTGCGTCACCCCTCGCGCTGGCTGGGCGGGGGCGGAGACAGCCCGCTGCTCAAGCTGGACTCGTTGGTGGTGCGCTCCGTGGCCACAG ACAACAAAGCGCTTTACGTCCTGAGCGCCACCGAGAGGCAGATGTACGAGCTGGTGGCGGGGACGGCGTCCGAGATAAACGC TTGGAAGGACTTTCTGGAAAAGAGCATCGCGTGGGCCACCGGCACCCAAGTCTCGCC AACCTCCTGTCTCGGCGCTTCGTCCCCGACGGTACCGGCAACGGCGGCGGAGGACTCGGACCCCGTCCGTTCAG AAAAGGCTCTTGGGACGCAGAGCGCCGTTAACCAATCCAGCGTGCTGTACTTTGAAGGACACGGTGCGGGTGTGGCGGAGGCGGCCTTGCGGGACG TGGAAACGTTGCGGCAACTGCTCTTCATCCAACCCACCGACGTTGACCTGAAGGAAGACCCGTTGttggaggaggacgaggaggaggagttggcgGCGGCAACGAGCAAGAGTCACGTGATCCAAAATGTGGAGGAAATCTTCCACACCATGGAGAACCTGATGGGCAAGCTGCGTCGGCTCAAG GACATGGAGGGGCAGCATGAAAAACTGTTGACGTCACTCGGCAGGGAAGAGGAAGCGTGCCCGAGCCGGTCTCGGCAGACGGCGCGGAGCACGCTTCAGTCCACCGGACTGTGA